One window of Candidatus Polarisedimenticolia bacterium genomic DNA carries:
- a CDS encoding glycosyltransferase family 39 protein translates to MQRGTIHSSCRMKNDRWLWTILLAGAAVRTIGLGERSLSYDECQQYWASQGSVLISNREITLDPPGFAYLLHVHSLAGRSETWLRLLPWILGILAIAAAYRMTMAATSSPWMARASAFFIAFAPYAIRYSQSLRVYSQGMLCAAVLVTAFLESTDGEESQGWKDASLLGLSTFAALLSVYGSVWLVTTMGILLVCRGLRARGPAWWRTLIGLMAGAALASPWYLRSLPVQLTQGTPPSFYEDKFMPAALLPGLRFLARSTWDLFSFFSFIHPGTGLLFGSLAVLGMVRLCRHRRGAALVILFLGVLVSAAAASAFRLYPYGGTRQMLFTAPLFYVAGAAGIESLRHRFRGLPAAALLVAIAGGCGVFLYRYHTEPGGQDMRPVIRALEEAARPEDRILVNKDALPQFRFYYHGEPARVVEGRESVIRDYLPEVNRLMATAPRSRWWLVFSHGWRSERRGELAAVDPGFLAGQRIEAYRAAAYLYVPRAAEPTPARDGDSQ, encoded by the coding sequence GTGCAGCGCGGGACGATCCACTCATCGTGCCGGATGAAGAACGATCGCTGGCTCTGGACCATCCTCCTTGCAGGGGCGGCCGTGCGGACGATCGGCCTCGGCGAGCGCAGCCTGTCCTACGACGAGTGCCAGCAGTACTGGGCCTCCCAGGGCAGCGTGCTGATCTCCAATCGCGAGATCACTCTCGATCCCCCCGGGTTCGCCTACCTGCTTCACGTCCACTCGCTCGCCGGGCGAAGCGAAACCTGGCTGCGCCTCCTGCCCTGGATCCTCGGCATCCTGGCCATAGCGGCCGCCTACCGCATGACGATGGCCGCCACGTCCAGCCCGTGGATGGCCCGGGCGTCGGCCTTCTTCATCGCGTTCGCTCCCTACGCGATCCGATATTCCCAGTCCCTGCGCGTCTACAGCCAGGGGATGCTGTGCGCCGCCGTCCTGGTCACGGCATTCCTCGAGTCGACGGACGGAGAGGAATCCCAAGGCTGGAAGGATGCGTCCCTCCTCGGGTTGTCGACCTTCGCCGCCCTCCTCTCCGTCTACGGCAGCGTCTGGCTGGTGACGACCATGGGGATCCTCCTGGTCTGCCGCGGTCTCCGTGCCCGGGGTCCTGCCTGGTGGCGGACCCTGATCGGCCTGATGGCTGGAGCCGCACTGGCCTCTCCCTGGTACCTGCGTTCCCTCCCGGTGCAGCTCACCCAGGGGACCCCGCCGTCGTTCTACGAGGATAAGTTCATGCCGGCGGCCCTGCTGCCGGGCCTTCGTTTCCTGGCCCGGAGCACCTGGGATCTGTTCTCCTTTTTCTCCTTCATCCACCCCGGGACCGGCTTGCTCTTCGGCTCGCTGGCGGTCCTCGGGATGGTCCGGCTCTGCCGCCATCGGCGCGGCGCGGCGCTGGTCATTCTCTTCCTGGGGGTCCTGGTGTCGGCCGCGGCCGCCTCGGCTTTTCGACTCTATCCGTACGGGGGCACGAGGCAGATGCTCTTCACCGCGCCGCTTTTCTATGTCGCCGGGGCGGCCGGCATCGAGTCGCTGCGCCACCGGTTCCGAGGGCTGCCGGCGGCAGCGCTCCTGGTCGCCATCGCCGGCGGCTGCGGGGTCTTTCTCTACCGTTATCACACGGAGCCCGGGGGCCAGGACATGCGCCCGGTGATCAGGGCGCTCGAAGAGGCGGCCCGTCCTGAGGACCGGATTCTCGTCAACAAGGACGCGTTGCCGCAGTTCAGGTTCTACTATCACGGGGAACCGGCACGAGTGGTGGAAGGCAGGGAGTCGGTGATTCGGGACTATCTCCCCGAGGTGAACCGGTTGATGGCGACCGCTCCCCGGTCCAGATGGTGGCTCGTCTTCTCCCACGGCTGGCGCTCCGAGCGTCGCGGGGAGCTGGCCGCCGTTGATCCCGGCTTCCTCGCCGGACAGAGAATCGAGGCTTACCGGGCAGCCGCCTACCTCTACGTCCCGCGGGCCGCTGAACCGACACCGGCGCGGGATGGAGACTCGCAGTGA
- a CDS encoding fibronectin type III domain-containing protein, with amino-acid sequence MIGGKLAAMLSWLFVAVWATLPASAASLVRLAWDANSESDLAGYRLHYGTSPGVYNQTQEAGTATSLELWSLDPSTTYYFVVHAFDRAGNESPASNAVSARPVVVVGPAPIVSSAVEVATHSHYILQSGRHTVRVSGSNFQDGALMNLGPGIVPGATSLADPTELTATIDVASTATLGPRTLVVTNPDSVSGSRLDALAVVKTADIVRDCLIDGSDLNILARAWNTRSGEVGYVAESDLDGDDYVGPVDLTIFGEYFGQRLTVCP; translated from the coding sequence GTGATCGGTGGGAAGCTGGCGGCCATGTTGTCCTGGCTGTTCGTCGCCGTATGGGCCACCCTACCCGCTTCGGCAGCATCACTAGTCCGGCTTGCCTGGGATGCCAACAGTGAATCGGACCTCGCCGGATACCGGCTTCACTACGGAACCTCGCCCGGCGTCTACAATCAGACACAGGAAGCAGGCACGGCCACCAGCCTGGAACTCTGGAGCCTCGATCCCAGCACGACCTATTACTTCGTGGTTCACGCCTTCGACCGTGCGGGCAACGAGAGCCCGGCGTCCAATGCGGTCAGCGCTCGACCCGTGGTGGTGGTCGGTCCCGCGCCGATCGTGTCCTCGGCCGTGGAGGTCGCGACCCATTCACACTACATTCTCCAATCCGGAAGGCATACGGTGCGAGTGTCCGGCTCCAATTTCCAGGATGGAGCCCTGATGAATCTCGGTCCCGGGATCGTGCCTGGAGCCACATCCCTCGCCGATCCGACCGAGCTCACGGCCACGATCGATGTCGCGTCGACTGCGACCCTGGGGCCGCGGACTCTTGTCGTCACCAATCCCGACAGCGTCTCCGGAAGCAGGCTCGATGCGCTCGCGGTGGTCAAGACGGCCGACATCGTTCGTGACTGCCTGATCGATGGTTCGGATCTCAACATCCTGGCGCGGGCCTGGAACACCCGCAGCGGTGAAGTCGGCTATGTCGCCGAGTCCGACCTGGACGGGGACGATTATGTCGGCCCGGTCGACCTGACCATTTTCGGCGAGTACTTTGGTCAGAGGCTCACGGTGTGTCCGTGA
- a CDS encoding polysaccharide deacetylase family protein — translation MSTQAERVLAWLYRLLGGLGDGRSDDRPGRAVLLAYHRILPKDRLRAFPFLEDLVTPEEIFVEQMGLLAARFRVQPLEEIIRVLREGRSVAPRTIGITFDDGYADNHQFAWPVLRRLRLPATVFLATGHVGGARGLFWWDEVSRWQSAGMATVEVEGLGRRPMSTRRERDRLLEELKHLPVDEVTRRVRQASARAGLGPVAGMEKEFLSWDQVREMQSAGITFGSHTVSHCLLPRETAERRRAELVESRATIARETGRPCVVFCYPNGTATETLGREVQDAGFAAAVATGARDVIQETGLDLFRLPRKIVNYRAGMTVFRFRLSPHPERIKRLSRRGAGVAA, via the coding sequence TTGAGCACACAGGCAGAGCGAGTCCTGGCCTGGCTGTATCGGCTGCTGGGCGGGCTGGGCGACGGCCGATCCGACGATCGGCCGGGGCGTGCCGTCCTGCTCGCCTATCACCGGATCCTGCCGAAGGATCGGCTGCGGGCCTTTCCGTTCCTGGAGGATCTCGTGACCCCCGAGGAGATCTTCGTCGAGCAGATGGGGCTCCTGGCCGCGCGCTTCCGGGTTCAGCCGCTGGAGGAGATCATCCGCGTCCTGCGGGAAGGCCGAAGCGTCGCTCCCCGGACGATCGGCATCACCTTCGACGACGGCTACGCCGACAACCATCAGTTCGCCTGGCCCGTGCTCCGGCGCCTCCGGCTGCCGGCCACCGTGTTCCTGGCCACGGGGCACGTGGGAGGAGCCCGGGGCCTCTTCTGGTGGGACGAGGTGTCACGCTGGCAATCCGCCGGAATGGCGACGGTGGAGGTGGAAGGGCTGGGACGCCGTCCCATGTCGACCAGGCGGGAGCGGGACCGGCTGCTGGAGGAATTGAAGCACCTGCCGGTGGACGAGGTGACCCGACGCGTCCGTCAGGCCTCGGCGCGCGCAGGTCTCGGCCCCGTGGCGGGTATGGAAAAGGAATTTCTGTCCTGGGACCAGGTGAGGGAGATGCAGTCGGCAGGGATCACCTTCGGATCGCACACCGTGAGCCATTGTCTCCTCCCCCGGGAGACGGCCGAGAGGCGCAGGGCGGAGCTGGTCGAGAGCCGGGCGACGATCGCCAGGGAGACGGGCCGTCCGTGCGTTGTCTTCTGCTATCCCAATGGCACTGCGACCGAGACGCTGGGCCGGGAAGTTCAGGACGCGGGTTTCGCCGCCGCGGTGGCGACGGGGGCGCGGGACGTGATCCAGGAAACCGGGCTGGATCTGTTCCGGCTGCCGCGCAAGATCGTCAATTACCGGGCGGGAATGACCGTGTTTCGATTCAGGCTTTCTCCGCATCCCGAGCGGATCAAGCGCCTCTCCAGGCGGGGCGCGGGGGTCGCGGCCTGA
- a CDS encoding carbamoyltransferase C-terminal domain-containing protein, protein MQAFSASRADQAPLQAGRGGRGLILLGISSLDKESTVAILRDGVLTFALSEERLTREKQQAGFPDRSLEAALAFENLRPDEIDAVAYPFLNCNDEARLILGCLARSAAGLPRAFPRDPGSSLRHLYYFGRWSGKAIVDHRRYQRDLESGLRRWGILARLRRVEHHEAHASTAYYASGFARALILTVDAYGSGLTTTLSLGEAGSIRRIHSVRFPHSMGMFYAQVTKALGFVPDRHEGKILGLAAYGKAGPLAARVRGRFIERNGTFEAPWLFDRQYVRALAGSHSREDLAAAWQENLEKVLVRYLVHHLERHRVDCVALAGGVMANVKLNQRIAEAPGVSRVFIYPAMNDSGTGAGAALTVQASLAAVRPARLRDVFLGPSFTEKEVEAALAGKGLVTRLMPDPAEEIGELLARGKTVARCAGRMEYGPRALGNRSILYPAVDPRANQWLNEKLKRTEFMPFAPATLVEHAARCYRNLEVAADAARFMTITYDCTDYMKQVSPAAVHVDGTARPQLVDPETNPSFHAILSAYHRRTGIPSVLNTSFNIHEEPIVCTPADAVATFLAGHLDYLALGDLLVSRA, encoded by the coding sequence ATTCAGGCTTTCTCCGCATCCCGAGCGGATCAAGCGCCTCTCCAGGCGGGGCGCGGGGGTCGCGGCCTGATCCTCCTCGGCATTTCGTCCCTCGACAAGGAGAGCACGGTCGCGATCCTCCGCGACGGAGTCCTGACCTTCGCCCTGTCGGAGGAGCGGCTGACCCGGGAGAAGCAGCAGGCCGGCTTCCCCGACAGGAGCCTCGAGGCCGCGCTCGCGTTCGAGAATCTCCGTCCCGACGAGATCGACGCGGTCGCGTACCCGTTTCTGAATTGCAACGACGAAGCACGGCTGATTCTGGGATGTCTGGCTCGGAGCGCAGCCGGGCTGCCTCGCGCCTTTCCCCGGGATCCCGGTTCGAGCCTCCGCCATCTCTATTATTTCGGCCGATGGTCGGGGAAGGCCATCGTCGATCACCGCCGTTACCAGAGGGATCTCGAATCCGGGCTGCGAAGGTGGGGCATCCTGGCCAGGCTGCGGCGCGTCGAGCACCACGAAGCCCACGCCTCCACCGCGTACTACGCCTCCGGCTTCGCGCGGGCCCTCATCCTGACGGTGGATGCCTACGGGAGCGGTCTGACGACCACTCTCAGCCTGGGGGAAGCGGGATCGATTCGCAGGATCCACTCGGTCCGGTTCCCCCACTCGATGGGGATGTTCTACGCCCAGGTCACCAAGGCGCTGGGATTCGTCCCCGACCGGCACGAGGGGAAGATCCTGGGACTGGCCGCCTATGGCAAGGCCGGCCCGCTCGCCGCGAGGGTGCGCGGTCGCTTCATCGAGCGGAACGGGACCTTCGAAGCGCCCTGGCTGTTCGACCGCCAGTACGTCCGGGCCCTGGCCGGTTCTCATTCAAGGGAGGACCTGGCAGCCGCCTGGCAGGAGAACCTGGAAAAGGTTCTGGTGCGCTACCTGGTCCATCACCTGGAGCGGCACCGGGTTGATTGTGTGGCCCTGGCTGGAGGCGTGATGGCGAACGTCAAGCTCAACCAGCGGATCGCGGAGGCGCCGGGGGTCTCCAGGGTCTTTATCTACCCGGCCATGAACGATTCCGGTACGGGGGCAGGGGCGGCGCTGACGGTGCAGGCTTCTCTGGCCGCCGTGCGCCCTGCCCGCCTGCGCGATGTGTTTCTCGGGCCATCCTTCACGGAAAAAGAGGTGGAGGCGGCCCTTGCCGGCAAGGGGCTCGTCACGCGCCTCATGCCGGACCCGGCGGAGGAGATCGGGGAACTGCTCGCCAGGGGAAAGACGGTGGCCCGGTGCGCGGGACGGATGGAATACGGGCCACGGGCGCTCGGCAATCGTTCGATTCTCTACCCTGCCGTGGACCCGCGGGCGAACCAATGGCTCAACGAGAAGCTGAAGCGCACGGAGTTCATGCCCTTCGCCCCGGCCACGCTCGTCGAGCATGCCGCACGCTGCTACAGGAACCTGGAAGTCGCCGCCGACGCCGCCCGCTTCATGACCATCACCTACGACTGCACCGATTACATGAAGCAGGTCTCTCCCGCCGCGGTGCACGTGGATGGCACCGCCCGGCCGCAACTGGTGGATCCGGAGACCAACCCGTCCTTCCATGCGATCCTCTCGGCGTATCACCGCCGCACCGGCATCCCCAGCGTCCTGAATACCTCCTTCAACATCCACGAGGAGCCGATCGTCTGCACGCCGGCCGATGCGGTGGCCACCTTCCTCGCGGGGCACCTCGACTACCTGGCTCTCGGCGACCTGCTCGTCTCCCGGGCCTGA
- a CDS encoding sulfatase, with the protein MSPSGQAAGEGALAGWAMGSILAGWAIYLSRDLPHGMYRLAVERWIPPALTGALVGAAVSFLVAMLLSGLARTGRRWLFGGITILALCYGVALVLAAGPLRPLLFPLRIFSGKALSIGMFMGLAGALGALLLARFRQAHRGGPDRTGDVRGIPGRVAFAAWFGAALGILTASFAVTLPLTPTRGPTKGLPVILVSLDTLRADRLGVLGNTRGLTPNLDALARDGTGFDRAESAAPWTLPSHASLFTSLLPYDHGARWDHRPLRPGVATLAEHFREAGYRTASFNGGGYVSAALGLGQGFELYEEHDEVREAGPERIAAASLEWVRSVGDDPFFLFIHTYEVHTPYAHHDRADPGDAGRLARTFEFKDVAAVQGGRLTLTAGERRYVTGLYDSDVAFADRVIGGLLETLRKDGILDRAILVVLSDHGEDLWDHSDLRSPGHGHSLYEELLRVPLFFRAPGLVRAGALIRTPVSLLDVAPTLLALTGLSPDPDHQGRSLERTLRDGLEPTEVPIHAESIEYGPGRFALRQGDLKVILTPMPDQVNAGVGFPVEPVEIFDLRADPREEHALSVSIPPGAAVEMENLWRRVHRVFEPLRDRQIGDDELPERLREQLRSLGYVQ; encoded by the coding sequence GTGAGCCCTTCCGGGCAGGCCGCCGGAGAAGGGGCGCTGGCTGGCTGGGCCATGGGAAGCATCCTGGCCGGTTGGGCCATCTACCTCAGCCGGGACCTGCCGCATGGCATGTATCGCCTGGCCGTGGAGCGCTGGATTCCTCCCGCGCTCACCGGTGCCCTCGTGGGAGCGGCCGTTTCCTTCCTGGTCGCCATGCTGCTCTCCGGGCTGGCCCGCACCGGTCGACGGTGGCTGTTCGGTGGCATCACAATTCTCGCCCTGTGCTACGGCGTGGCGCTGGTCCTCGCCGCCGGGCCGCTGCGTCCCCTGCTCTTCCCTCTGCGGATCTTCAGCGGCAAGGCCCTCTCGATCGGCATGTTCATGGGATTGGCAGGCGCTCTGGGCGCCCTGCTCCTGGCTCGCTTCCGGCAGGCTCACAGGGGCGGTCCGGATCGGACCGGAGACGTCCGTGGGATCCCGGGACGTGTGGCCTTCGCGGCATGGTTCGGAGCCGCTCTCGGCATCCTGACCGCTTCGTTCGCCGTGACGCTGCCCCTGACCCCGACGCGGGGGCCCACGAAGGGCCTTCCGGTGATCCTGGTCTCCCTGGACACTCTCCGTGCCGATCGGCTGGGCGTTCTGGGAAACACGCGTGGACTGACACCCAACCTGGACGCGCTGGCCCGGGATGGAACCGGGTTCGATCGGGCGGAGTCCGCGGCCCCCTGGACGCTTCCGTCCCACGCTTCCCTCTTCACGTCCCTGCTTCCCTACGATCATGGAGCGCGATGGGACCATCGGCCGCTGCGGCCGGGAGTCGCCACCCTCGCCGAGCACTTTCGCGAGGCCGGTTACCGGACCGCGTCGTTCAACGGCGGCGGTTATGTCTCGGCCGCACTCGGCCTGGGCCAGGGTTTCGAGCTCTACGAGGAGCACGACGAGGTCCGCGAAGCGGGGCCGGAGAGGATCGCGGCGGCCAGTCTCGAATGGGTGCGCTCGGTCGGAGACGATCCCTTCTTCCTGTTCATCCATACCTACGAGGTCCACACGCCATACGCGCATCACGACAGGGCCGACCCGGGCGATGCCGGCCGGCTGGCGCGCACCTTCGAATTCAAGGACGTGGCCGCAGTTCAGGGCGGCAGGCTGACCCTCACCGCCGGTGAGCGACGTTATGTCACCGGGCTCTACGACTCCGACGTGGCCTTCGCCGACCGGGTCATCGGAGGCCTCCTGGAGACGCTACGGAAGGATGGGATTCTGGATCGGGCGATTCTGGTGGTCCTCTCGGATCACGGTGAGGACCTGTGGGATCACAGCGACCTGCGCAGCCCGGGGCACGGCCACTCGCTCTATGAAGAGTTGCTCCGCGTGCCCCTGTTTTTCCGCGCCCCGGGGCTCGTCCGGGCCGGCGCTCTCATCCGGACGCCGGTCAGCCTCCTGGACGTGGCCCCCACGCTGCTGGCCCTGACCGGTCTTTCGCCGGATCCCGATCACCAGGGCCGAAGCCTCGAGCGCACGCTCCGGGACGGGCTGGAGCCGACGGAGGTGCCGATCCATGCCGAATCGATCGAATACGGGCCCGGCCGCTTCGCGCTCCGGCAGGGAGACCTCAAAGTCATCCTGACGCCCATGCCGGATCAGGTGAACGCTGGCGTCGGCTTCCCGGTCGAGCCGGTGGAGATTTTCGATCTGCGCGCCGATCCCCGCGAGGAGCATGCCCTGTCCGTGTCGATTCCACCCGGGGCTGCCGTGGAGATGGAGAACCTGTGGAGGCGAGTGCATCGGGTCTTCGAGCCGCTGCGGGACAGGCAGATCGGGGATGACGAGCTCCCGGAGCGGCTCCGCGAGCAGCTGCGCTCCCTGGGCTACGTCCAATGA
- a CDS encoding sulfatase — translation MLSHSPGVISRNEAVRLALATGLSLGLALGLLDLTLSLVRRPPPAFARLATVWLPLAVSSAAFFLMIAPVLAILALLPGSIALSRRVPLLVACATGLGTGLVLAVWHDLTRLEQSASARTTSVFVACLSLALGAHGYLLARATWRDASVPPGIRAVLLSLPSLMGTVFLFTWGRAYLPKPRGSPLVWNAVLATALVVVATVSIRLSRRAHVGRWLAGFGALIVLAAAGAAVRGIRVSSRQQSGLAQGGAHSLRRVLLLSIDTLRVDAVSALDPGAPPTPNLDSLARDSMVFTQAYSPAPWTLAAFVSVMTGVSPGVHGVKSPHFRIPEALPTVAERMRDAGYVTAAIGHNPWLRREHGMSRGFSSYDVCPRDDRGGSLGSRLLARLAPARLKPTLNTDELTDLSVAWLRQHAGEDFFLWLHYFKPHGPYEPPPPYRPRASPPPGMGYSFGGAPEIRVGSLVILPDGRLWARQLYQGEVRLVDDNVGRVLGELKRLGIYDDALIVLVSDHGEEFWEHGSFEHGHTLYQELIHVPFFVKLPGASVKGRRDEALSTGSFAPTLVQLARLPADPEAFSYPSLGALLGDGGTFEKRPTMSSAPLYYEDRESVLLGKMKYIHSLNSEQQQLFDLIRDPLERHDVAESSPEAVRSARQALAEAGDADRVLRARYHIQGGSPAGLNPGLLEQLRSLGYVR, via the coding sequence ATGCTGTCTCATTCCCCGGGCGTCATCTCCCGAAACGAGGCGGTTCGCCTCGCGCTCGCGACGGGCCTCTCGCTGGGGCTTGCTCTCGGGCTGCTCGACCTCACGCTGAGCCTCGTTCGGCGGCCTCCACCAGCCTTCGCGCGCCTCGCAACGGTCTGGCTTCCGCTGGCGGTCTCCTCGGCAGCGTTCTTCCTGATGATCGCTCCCGTCCTGGCGATCCTGGCGCTGCTGCCCGGATCCATCGCCCTATCCCGGAGGGTCCCGCTCCTCGTGGCATGCGCCACGGGGCTCGGCACCGGCCTTGTCCTGGCCGTCTGGCACGATCTGACCCGCCTGGAGCAGAGCGCCTCCGCACGCACCACGTCGGTTTTCGTGGCCTGCCTGTCCCTCGCGCTGGGAGCGCACGGGTACCTCCTCGCCCGGGCGACGTGGCGGGATGCGAGCGTGCCGCCGGGAATCCGAGCGGTGCTCCTGTCCCTTCCCTCTCTGATGGGGACCGTGTTCCTGTTCACCTGGGGGCGGGCCTACCTTCCGAAGCCTCGTGGATCGCCGCTCGTGTGGAACGCGGTGCTGGCGACCGCCCTGGTCGTGGTCGCGACGGTGTCCATCCGTCTCTCGCGGCGCGCCCATGTCGGCCGCTGGCTCGCGGGATTCGGCGCGCTGATCGTGCTGGCCGCTGCGGGAGCGGCCGTCCGCGGCATCAGGGTCAGCTCCCGGCAGCAATCCGGTCTCGCACAGGGGGGGGCGCATTCACTGCGAAGGGTACTCCTCCTGAGCATCGATACGCTTCGCGTGGACGCCGTCTCGGCCCTGGACCCCGGTGCGCCTCCCACGCCGAACCTGGATTCGCTGGCTCGAGATTCGATGGTCTTCACGCAGGCGTATTCTCCGGCTCCCTGGACGCTCGCGGCGTTCGTCTCCGTCATGACCGGGGTTTCTCCGGGAGTGCACGGGGTGAAGAGCCCCCACTTCCGGATCCCGGAGGCCCTGCCCACCGTGGCCGAGAGGATGCGCGATGCCGGCTACGTCACCGCCGCCATCGGGCACAATCCGTGGCTTCGTCGCGAGCATGGAATGTCCCGGGGGTTCTCGAGCTATGACGTGTGCCCGCGTGACGATCGCGGCGGCTCGCTCGGCTCGCGCCTTCTCGCCCGCCTGGCCCCCGCGCGACTCAAGCCGACCCTGAACACGGACGAGCTGACCGACCTCTCGGTGGCCTGGCTTCGCCAGCACGCGGGAGAGGATTTCTTCCTCTGGCTTCATTACTTCAAGCCCCACGGGCCCTACGAGCCTCCACCCCCCTACCGTCCCCGGGCGAGCCCCCCGCCGGGGATGGGCTACAGCTTCGGTGGCGCCCCCGAAATCCGCGTGGGATCGCTGGTGATCCTCCCGGACGGCAGGCTCTGGGCAAGACAGCTGTACCAGGGGGAGGTCCGGCTCGTGGATGACAATGTGGGAAGGGTGCTGGGGGAGCTGAAGCGGCTGGGAATTTACGACGACGCCCTGATCGTCCTGGTTTCCGACCATGGCGAGGAGTTCTGGGAGCACGGCTCTTTCGAGCATGGGCACACGCTCTACCAGGAGCTGATCCACGTTCCCTTCTTCGTCAAGCTTCCCGGGGCCAGCGTCAAGGGCCGCCGCGACGAAGCGCTCTCGACCGGGAGCTTCGCCCCCACCCTCGTCCAGCTGGCGCGACTCCCGGCAGATCCGGAAGCGTTTTCCTACCCGTCCCTGGGCGCCCTTCTGGGCGATGGAGGAACCTTCGAGAAACGGCCCACGATGAGCTCGGCACCGCTCTACTACGAAGATCGGGAATCGGTGCTCCTCGGGAAGATGAAATACATCCACTCGCTGAACTCCGAACAGCAGCAGCTCTTCGACCTGATCCGCGACCCGCTCGAGCGCCACGACGTCGCCGAGTCCTCACCGGAGGCCGTCCGGAGCGCGCGCCAGGCTCTTGCCGAGGCAGGCGACGCCGATCGCGTGCTGCGCGCCCGCTACCACATCCAGGGCGGGTCCCCCGCCGGGCTCAATCCCGGGCTTCTCGAGCAGCTTCGCTCCCTCGGCTACGTTCGATGA
- a CDS encoding cohesin domain-containing protein encodes MTARRRGRAWRAAAVLCLVPCVAFVGCSGGEGDPPVACLPISFTPAIGTIASGSVFLGELTSTCTSVDVVVMVNDLSGIFTVGFDLAFPASVLSYDSYTAGPLLLKGSPTQNPFFVVIDPSPGVVQVSATRLSPDPSVAAVGSEMLMTLRFSKVSSGTGAIDFDDGSGSLVDEVVLDENGATRPASFQPDHGGIVLVP; translated from the coding sequence GTGACGGCCCGGCGCCGGGGGCGCGCATGGAGGGCGGCGGCCGTCCTGTGCCTGGTTCCGTGTGTCGCGTTCGTCGGCTGCAGCGGGGGGGAGGGGGACCCCCCGGTCGCGTGCCTGCCGATCAGCTTCACGCCCGCGATCGGCACGATCGCGAGCGGAAGTGTCTTCCTCGGGGAGCTGACCTCCACCTGCACCTCGGTCGACGTCGTGGTGATGGTCAACGATCTCTCGGGCATCTTCACCGTGGGGTTCGATCTCGCCTTCCCGGCTTCCGTCCTGAGTTATGACAGTTACACCGCGGGACCGCTGCTCCTCAAAGGCTCGCCAACCCAGAACCCCTTCTTCGTCGTGATCGATCCCAGTCCCGGGGTCGTTCAGGTTTCGGCGACCCGCCTCAGCCCGGACCCGAGCGTGGCCGCGGTCGGGAGCGAGATGCTGATGACCCTGAGGTTCAGCAAGGTCTCCAGCGGGACGGGGGCCATCGATTTCGACGACGGCTCGGGAAGCCTGGTCGACGAAGTGGTGCTCGACGAAAACGGCGCGACCCGCCCCGCCTCGTTCCAGCCGGATCACGGCGGAATCGTCCTGGTGCCCTGA
- a CDS encoding SGNH/GDSL hydrolase family protein, with translation MSGEPGIRRWLGNVGLLLASVAVVFVLAEAGLRLVRPVQYLKPPTPVPPGERRESLYQPSRVPGLSYEMIPNRNGTFEEMQVRTNGLGMRGAEPAPSDTPGLFRILVLGDSFTFGFGVPEEETYPVVLMRTLNARLPPSAGRYEVLNLGVVGYTTRDESIQLRHLAPALQPKGVIIGYVLNDPEIDPRPSLHKYFDRPAWWRRSHVLRLLHLVGNSLEVWRFGGGDYLRYLHAPGREKWRSVLDALAAIRDQTAPLGIRVLVVIFPMIPERDWAGYPYSDLHLQVGEAAAADGFEVVDLLEPFSKWEPARLRVSSGDGHPNALGHRLAAEAIAARWGSPGPPPAIPK, from the coding sequence ATGTCGGGTGAACCCGGTATCCGTCGGTGGCTCGGCAATGTCGGTCTCCTGCTCGCGTCGGTGGCCGTGGTCTTCGTGCTGGCCGAGGCGGGGTTGCGGCTTGTTCGTCCGGTCCAGTATCTGAAGCCTCCGACCCCCGTCCCTCCGGGAGAGCGTCGCGAATCCCTCTATCAGCCGTCGCGCGTCCCCGGTTTGAGCTACGAGATGATCCCGAACCGGAACGGAACGTTCGAGGAGATGCAGGTCCGTACGAACGGCCTCGGGATGCGGGGAGCGGAGCCGGCTCCGAGCGACACCCCCGGCCTCTTCCGGATCCTGGTCCTCGGGGACTCATTTACATTTGGATTCGGCGTGCCGGAGGAGGAGACCTATCCGGTCGTCCTCATGAGAACACTGAACGCCCGGCTGCCCCCCTCCGCCGGTCGCTACGAAGTCCTCAACCTGGGAGTCGTCGGGTACACCACCCGCGACGAATCGATCCAGCTGCGGCACCTGGCCCCCGCGCTCCAGCCGAAGGGGGTCATCATCGGCTACGTCCTGAACGATCCGGAGATCGATCCGCGCCCCTCCCTGCACAAGTATTTCGACCGGCCGGCATGGTGGCGCCGCTCCCACGTCCTGCGACTTCTCCATCTTGTCGGAAACTCCCTGGAGGTCTGGCGGTTTGGCGGAGGAGACTACCTCCGGTACCTCCACGCTCCGGGCCGGGAGAAATGGCGCAGCGTCCTGGACGCCCTCGCCGCAATCCGGGACCAGACCGCACCCCTTGGCATCCGGGTCCTGGTGGTCATCTTCCCCATGATCCCGGAGCGGGACTGGGCCGGGTATCCCTACTCCGACCTGCATCTCCAGGTCGGCGAGGCGGCGGCGGCCGACGGGTTCGAAGTCGTGGACCTGCTCGAGCCGTTCTCGAAGTGGGAGCCGGCCCGGTTGAGAGTCTCGTCCGGGGACGGCCATCCCAACGCGCTGGGGCATCGGCTGGCCGCCGAGGCGATCGCCGCACGTTGGGGCTCTCCCGGCCCACCGCCCGCGATTCCGAAGTAG